The proteins below are encoded in one region of Phaseolus vulgaris cultivar G19833 chromosome 1, P. vulgaris v2.0, whole genome shotgun sequence:
- the LOC137813497 gene encoding rust resistance kinase Lr10-like isoform X1: MWKKRALIILLFLLHLIHGEDACPPSSCGKINNISYPFRLKGDPKGCGLTSYELSCENNIALFSFYSGAFHVQAINYHNFTIRLMDPGLQQSNCSSLSRYFFSPSNFTHSYQSDLSHNPPKDGSSYQLITSSDWYYRTEPLVYEHIVFLNCSHPVTGNLKYVDTRGCLNWEWKGYIYAVAGDLIAEDFEVGCEVKLVAPTSWRGLDTNTYSYDMMHTALLYGFDLSWIPLVCDDRCADTDCYFSSSSQTLECYKEGRETVDWRQYFLEISLAIVQGLFLTITGPNPNLEGYTIYGSALVTFGHYVIPYFILIRYVAGTILFITLLLYKWRRRHSSEYENIESFLEKNSLMPIRYTYKEIKKMTRGFNEKLGEGGYGTVFKGKLRSGPSVAIKVLRKSKGNGQDFINEVATIGTIHHQNVVQLIGYCVEGSKRALVYEFMPNGSLDKFIFFREENLHLTYDTIYNIAIGVARGISYLHYGCEMQILHFDIKPHNILLDEKFTPKVSDFGLAKLYPIDKSVVIMTAARGTIGYMAPELFYTNIGRISDKSDVYSFGMLLMEIASKRKNLNPHAERSSQLYFPFWIYDQLDKEKDIEMEDVIEKEKKIAKKMMIVSLWCIQLKPNDRPSINKVIEMLEGDIENLKIPPKPSLYPHETLEKICSGQTTLSEFISSSSNSMKIATNAPLDESI; this comes from the exons ATGTGGAAAAAGAGAGCTTTGATAATCTTGTTGTTTCTGCTCCACCTAATTCATGGAGAAGATGCTTGCCCCCCCTCTTCCTGTGGCAAAATCAACAACATATCTTATCCATTCCGATTGAAAGGAGACCCAAAAGGGTGCGGTCTCACCAGCTATGAgctatcttgtgaaaacaatatAGCTCTCTTCTCTTTCTACTCGGGAGCATTTCATGTGCAGGCCATTAACTACCATAATTTCACAATCCGACTGATGGATCCTGGACTTCAACAATCAAATTGCTCTTCTCTTTCTCGCTATTTCTTCTCTCCATCCAATTTCACTCATTCTTACCAGTCGGATCTCTCGCATAATCCTCCCAAGGATGGTTCTTCTTACCAACTAATTACTTCGTCTGACTGGTATTATCGTACCGAGCCGCTTGTTTATGAGCATATAGTGTTTTTGAATTGTAGCCATCCAGTGACTGGGAACCTTAAGTATGTGGATACCCGTGGATGCCTGAATTGGGAGTGGAAAGGCTACATATACGCTGTGGCTGGTGACCTAATTGCAGAGGACTTTGAAGTTGGTTGTGAAGTGAAGCTGGTTGCTCCCACATCTTGGAGGGGTTTGGACACAAATACATATTCCTATGACATGATGCACACAGCCCTACTCTATGGATTTGACCTTTCATGGATTCCTCTCGTCTGTGATGATCGTTGTGCAGATACTGACTGCTATTTCAGTTCTTCCAGCCAGACCCTTGAATGCTACAAAGAAGGTAG GGAGACCGTGGATTGGCGGCAGTATTTTCTTG aGATTAGTCTAGCTATCGTGCAAG GATTGTTTCTAACAATAACTGGACCAAACCCAAATCTTGAAGGTTATACTATATATGGATCAGCATTAGTTACGTTCGGACACTATGTTATACCATACTTCATACTCATTAGATATGTTGCTGGCACGATATTGTTTATTACTCTTTTGTTATACAAGTGGAGAAGAAGACATTCGTCAGAATACGAAAATATTGAAAgttttttagagaaaaatagTTTGATGCCTATTCGATACACATACAAGGAAATTAAGAAGATGACCAGAGGTTTCAATGAAAAATTGGGTGAAGGAGGTTATGGCACTGTATTTAAAGGAAAGTTGCGTAGTGGACCTTCTGTTGCTATAAAAGTGTTACGAAAATCAAAAGGTAATGGACAAGACTTTATCAATGAAGTTGCAACAATTGGAACAATACATCATCAAAATGTAGTGCAATTaattggatattgtgttgaggGTTCAAAACGTGCACTTGTTTATGAGTTCATGCCTAATGGATCTCTtgacaaatttatatttttcagaGAAGAAAATTTGCATTTAACCTATGACACAATATATAATATAGCAATTGGAGTAGCACGTGGAATTTCATATCTACACTATGGTTGTGAGATGcaaattttgcattttgacATCAAACCCCACAACATCCTGCTTGATGAAAAATTCACCCCAAAAGTCTCTGACTTTGGATTGGCAAAACTATATCCAATAGACAAGAGTGTTGTGATTATGACAGCAGCAAGAGGGACAATTGGATACATGGCTCCAGAATTGTTTTATACAAATATTGGAAGAATATCAGATAAGTCAGATGTGTATAGTTTTGGAATGCTTTTGATGGAGATAGCAAGCAAGAGAAAAAACTTAAATCCCCATGCAGAGCGTTCAAGCCAACTTTACTTTCCCTTTTGGATTTATGATCAACTTGACAAAGAGAAAGATATAGAAATGGAAGATGTcatagagaaagagaagaaaattgCAAAAAAAATGATGATAGTTTCACTCTGGTGCATACAATTAAAACCAAATGATCGTCCTTCCATTAATAAGGTAATCGAAATGCTTGAAGGAGACATTGAGAACCTTAAGATACCTCCAAAGCCTTCTCTGTATCCACATGAAACATTGGAAAAAATTTGCTCTGGCCAAACAACATTGTCTGAGTTTATTAGTTCTTCAAGCAATTCCATGAAAATTGCCACTAATGCTCCCCTAGATGAAAGTATTTGA